ATGCTTTTTACCGTCGAGAACGACGATGTCAATTGGCTTTATTGGCCTTCCTGCCATGTTTTCCACTCCTTTCCACCCCCTCGGGCTTTTATAAAGGGCAGTTTTTACGAGCTTGCCGGGGCATCGGTCCGGCTGTAAAATTTTCAGAGTAAATGACCCCCATATACCCCCTCGGCGTTCACTCTCCCCGACCTGTCCTGACGCTGTGACACGCCTTGCACAAACACATCAAATTACTCTTGACCAAACGCAGTGCTGGGTACTCTCTAACTTTCTTGATGTGGTGGACCTCCTTTGCTGAGGTCAACCTTCCAACAAGCAAACAGTCATGGCACAAAGGATTCTCCCTGAGAACTATTTTCCGTAGCCTCTCCCAGTTGCGATCATACCCACGCTGCCTCGCCGAGCCTCGATACCTTTCGTACTCATTGACAACCTGCTGATGCTTGACGCAGTACCCACCCGCTTCCCTAGTTAGTTGTTTGCATCCTATCTGCTTGCAAGGCCTTAATGCTCTCGCTGGCATACCTACTTAGTCACATCTTGGTGGGCTACTGTTTCGCCTCCGCGCAATAAAAAAGACACCCGCTCAGGTGTTTTTTCACCAAGGCTATTCAAACGAGCAAACTCTCCAAAATATCGCAAAGCCGCTTGGTCATATGCTTGGCTGGCTTTGATAACTGTGGGATGGTATCCGAGATGAATTTTTCTCCCATCAACACCTATATAAGCTTCATATTTATTGTGTTTGGAGGAATACCAGACACCTTTGGCTCCGCTTCTATTGTTTTTCTGAAGTCCTTTATTTCTTTTATTTTCGGTATCTGTAGCAAATCGCAAATTTAATTTCCTATTATCGGATCTAACCATATTCTTGTGATCAATTTGAACATCCTTTGGTGCAGTCATAATGAGCCGATGCTGTAAAATATATATGCCATCTACATAAGCTGACGCACTGCCTGTTCCAGTTTGATACCAAGTGTATGCTTTAACCTTCTCATAATCATCAATGTCAAATAGAAACTCTGCCCCGTTTGGGAATGTCCCTATCATATAACTCCCATCGTCTGATAGACTATAACTGTTAAAATTGCAATGCTGACACTTTTTAGTACGGCCAGATATTAGTGCATATCCCGTTGTAATTCGTTCCCCACCACAGTCGCATTTACAATACCAAAGCACATGCTTGTTTTTATCACGTCCAGTTTCCTCTATTACAGTGAGACTTCCGAACTTCTTTCCTGTTAAATCCCTTTTGTGGGACATAGGCATCCAGCCTTTCTTTTTTGGCATCAAAAAAAGAGCTTAAAACCAGCTCTTGTTCAAAATTCTGACTTAATCTTGTTTAATATTTTCCCACGCTATTTTTTCTCCCCTGCACAATAAAAAGACACCGGCGCTATTGCCAGTGCTTTCGATATATCGTTTCACAATTACGTCTGCATACTTAGGATCGAGTTCCATCATGTGACATATTCTTTCCGTCTGATCCGATGCTAGGAGTGTTGTACCTGAGCCACCAAACAAATCGAGAACCAAATCACCTTTATGACTTGAGTTCTGTATGGCCTTTGCTACAAGAGCTATTGGTTTCATCGTTGGATGCTCTTCCGACCGTTTCGGTCTTGGTATATCCCAGACATCGCTTTGCTTTCTATCTTCTAGAGGAACAAGCCTCGGACTACCTTCCAGCCATCCGTACCAAATCGGCTCGTACTGAGTGTGGTAGTCTTTTCGGGATAGGACCAATGAGTCCTTTCTCCAAATGACTGTGCTCGACCAGTGATAACCCGCCTCAGTTAAAACCTTCATAAGATTTCCCCACTCCTGAGCACTCATCACGATGT
This sequence is a window from Desulfosporosinus sp. Sb-LF. Protein-coding genes within it:
- a CDS encoding AP2 domain-containing protein, coding for MPKKKGWMPMSHKRDLTGKKFGSLTVIEETGRDKNKHVLWYCKCDCGGERITTGYALISGRTKKCQHCNFNSYSLSDDGSYMIGTFPNGAEFLFDIDDYEKVKAYTWYQTGTGSASAYVDGIYILQHRLIMTAPKDVQIDHKNMVRSDNRKLNLRFATDTENKRNKGLQKNNRSGAKGVWYSSKHNKYEAYIGVDGRKIHLGYHPTVIKASQAYDQAALRYFGEFARLNSLGEKTPERVSFLLRGGETVAHQDVTK